A single region of the Pristiophorus japonicus isolate sPriJap1 unplaced genomic scaffold, sPriJap1.hap1 HAP1_SCAFFOLD_740, whole genome shotgun sequence genome encodes:
- the LOC139256591 gene encoding platelet binding protein GspB-like has translation MGGGLLSVHPAPLPLSLSLCPSLPLSLSPSPSPSLSVPLSLSLSLCPSLSVPLSLSLSLCPSLSVPLSLSLSLCPSLSVPLSLSLSLCPSLSVPLSLSLSLCPSLSVPLSLSLSLSVPLSLSLSLSVPLSLSLSLCPSLSVPLSLSLSLCPSLSLSPSPSLSVPLCLSLSVCPSLSVPLCLSLSLCPSLSVPLSLSLSLCPSLSVPLSLSLSLCPSLSVPPSLSLPLCPSLSVPPSLSLPLCPSLSVPPSLSLPLCPSLSVPPSLSLPLCPSLSVPPSLSLSLCPSLSLSLSLSVPLSLCPSLSLSLSLSVPLSLCPSLSLSLSLSVPLSLCPSLSLSLSLSVPLSLCPSLSLSLSLSVPLSLCPSLSLSLSLSVPLSLCPSLSLSLSLSVPLSLCPSLSLCPSLSLSLSLSVPLSLCPSLSLSLSLSVPLSLCPSLSLSLSLSVPLSLCPSLSLPLSLSAPLSLCPSLSLPLSLSLSLSLSLSLSPPLPLSLSPGVCRDDWLIVHCVFFFQKENFF, from the coding sequence ATGGGGGGGGGTCTACTGTCTGTTCACCcagctcctctccccctctccctctctctctgtccctctctccctctctctctgtccccctccccctctccctctctctctgtccctctctctctgtccctctctctctgtccctctctctctgtccctctctctctgtccctctctctctgtccctctctctctgtccctctctctctgtccctctctctctgtccctctctctctgtccctctctctctgtccctctctctctgtccctctctctctgtccctctctctctgtccctctctctctgtccctctctctctgtacctctctctctgtccctctctctctctgtacctctctctctgtccctctctctctctgtccctctctctctgtccctctctctctgtccctctctctctgtccctctctctctgtccctctctctctgtccctctctctccctgtccccctctccctctctctctgtccctctctgtctgtccctctctgtctgtccctctctgtctgtccctctctgtctgtccctctctctctgtccctctctctctgtccctctctctctgtccctctctctctgtccctctctctctgtccctctctctctgtccctctctctctgtccctctctctctgtccctccctctctgtccctccctctctgtccctccctctctgtccctccctctctgtccctccctctctgtccctccctctctgtccctccctctctgtccctccctctctgtccctccctctctgtccctccctctctgtccctccctctctgtccctccctctctgtccctccctctctgtccctctctctctgtccctctctctctctgtccctctctctctctgtccctctctctctctgtccctctctctctctgtccctctctctctctgtccctctctctctctgtccctctctctctctgtccctctctctctctgtccctctctctctctgtccctctctctctctgtccctctctctctctgtccctctctctctctgtccctctctctctctgtccctctctctctctgtccctctctctctctgtccctctctctctctgtccctctctctctctgtccctctctctctctgtccctctctctctctgtccctctctctctctgtccctctctctctctgtccctctctctctctctgtccctctctctctctgtccctctctctctctgtccctctctctctctgtccctctctctctctgtccctctctctctctgtccctctctctctctgtccctctctctctctgtccctctctctctctgtccctctctctctctgtccctctctctctctgcccctctctctctctgcccctctctctctctgcccctctctctctctgcccctctctctctctctctctctctctctctctctctctctctctccccctctccctctctctctgtctcctggtGTCTGCAGGGACGATTGGTTGATAGttcattgtgttttttttttccaaaaagaaaATTTTTTTTGA